taattacatgtaagttacaacgtaattacactacgattgtattgtaatcatctgtcaaatttttaggagaattTATCggtaaatatatagcaaaaatattttttgggggGGTTTACCATGGTTACCGCGATAATCGGGCTTAGTACGAAGGTGACAACCCCTTCCAAACCATAAAGGGAAACCCTGTGTGTTATTACGGACACTAATACAAACGGCATGCTATAAATTTCATGAAATTGATAGCATCAATCAGATCTAATTCATCGAGGTCTGAATTGAATGGTTTGATTTGGACAGGATTGACTTTTCCTCCCTTGTTGGACAGACAGATCGACGACTGCACGAGGTATCCGTGATCGATCTCTTCCACACATACGCTACTGGTTCTTGCAACTAATACATTGCAAAAGAACAATATCAGTATGAATACACGCAACAATAAAgggtagtagtagcagcagctgCTGGTGCTACCTACCTAAAGAAACAAAATTCTAAAAATCCATTCTAGTGAAGAATACAATACATTACTGATTCTGTTCAATTAAATCTTGCGTTTAACTAATGCTATGGCATTAATTTGCACATCATGTTGACCCGAGAATTCCGACTGATCCATTATGATTGATTGCCTGAATAGTTCTTCTGATGGTCTAACTCCATGCACATGGAATTCAGTACTCTTTATCTCTGTAGCTCAAAATCTTAAACATGTCAGATTATCAGACTAGTATCTAGCTACTCCATTTCCCACGTTACCTAGCTAGTCcagaattgatttttttttcattatgttTTTGTCAGGATCCATACATGTGTCATGCTCATACGCCGTAGGGTCAAGGAAAACATAACAGAAAAAAAAGCTTCTGCAGACGTATACATCACCCATACACTGAGCTCCGGAAGTAAACGCCTCGGGCCAAGAAGGGAGGGTACCCACCCACCTCTCCCTTCTCCTAATTTCACCATTATCTTGAAGCTCCACTTGCTACCAATCAAGAACATACACAACTCGAATACGACGCTAATGATTGTTTTAAGTCATAATTGATGTGAAGATAGAGTAAGTGCATTCCAAGTACCTGCCACTAGCAGAAGAAGTGCCTTGTAGAAACGCTCGAATCTTTGAGCAGATGTTCCTTTCGCGCATGGTCGACGCCTTTTCCCTGTTCAATGAAAGAGATcctaaaaaaaagttcaaattgTGAGGAGACATTTGCAATGAGAAAATTGAGCTGTTTCTTAGAATTCTTCAAAAACTAGAACTTCCATTGGACAGAGCTTGTTGACTATCAAGCGCTCCGTTCTGACTTCTGAAGTTTTACCGAGCAGTACGCTAATATTCAGCAAAGGAAAACAAATCTCTCTGACATGAAGTTGATGAGAGCATAGGTTATCACAGAAGATATGCATAAAAATATATGGCTACTATAAATTATAAGAGCAGGATGCAGTATTCAGTAGCAACTTCCAAAGTTTGATGACGACCTGGACAAGGATAACAACTACCGTTTTGCACAGGAAAGTTGGACTTTTGCGTAGAATTTTAGCTGCCTAAGCAAGACGTCAAACATGTGAACTGGGGtacaaaaatatttgtttttttccctcttaTTGACAGTACGGTAGTGGCAAACGTGTAAAAAACCCGATCTGGATGTGTCTATAGCATCAAACCTTTGGTCATCTTCTTCAAAGGAGCACAAGGAGGAAAGACCAACAATACAGAAACAGAAAGCAGCTTCTTCCTTCCCACCATAGCAGGCTATTGTTGAAAAAACCATTTGGTTCTTTAGCCAATCAGAATCCAAATAAAACATTCTTGCAGCAGGCGAGTTTCATGAGAGAACCATGCAGCTGCCCAATTTgccatgcagcagcagcagcagcaccaccaccaccaccaccaccaagttATCTGTGGCTTTCTTTCGGCTTCTTGTTATCCTCCTGCTCTCGTTTGCCTCTCCGACCAGCTCCTGCACAGAGCAAGAGGAGAGCTCCCTCATCGGCTTTCTAGAGGGTCTCTTGCCAGGCCACAACGGCAGCCTCAGCACGTCATGGGTGAAGGGCATAGACTGCTGCAAATGGGAAGGCATCAACTGCAGCAGCGATGGCACGGTCACAGATGTCTCGTTGGCTTCCAAGGGCCTCCAAGGGCGCATCTCGCCATCTCTCGGCAATCTTACTGGGCTGTTGCACCTCAACCTGTCTCACAACTTACTCAATGGCTACCTACCAATGGAATTGTTGTTCTCCAGAAGTATCATCGTTCTTGACGTCAGCTTCAACCGCCTGGATGGTTCTCTGCCAGAGTTGGAGTCCCCTAGTGGTGGTTCTCCTCTCCAGGTACTGAATATCTCGAGCAATTCATTTACAGGGCAGTTCTCATCGAAACAATGGGAAGTGATGAAGAATATTGTCGCTCTTAATGTAAGCAACAACAGCTTTACAGGACAGATACCACCTTCTATATGCATCAACTCCCCATCATTTGCTATCCTTGACCTTTGTTACAACCAATTCAGTGGCAGTATTTCCTCAGGGCTCGGAAATTGCTCCAAGATGAGAGAGTTCAAGGCTGGATACAACAACTTTAGTGGAGCTCTCCCTGAAGAACTCTTCAGTGCTACCTCATTGGAGCACCTATCTCTTCCTAATAATGATTTACAAGGAGTTCTTGATGGTTCCCACATAGTAAAACTCGTCAAGCTGACAGTCCTTGATCTCGGATCGACTGGGCTCAGTGGCAACATCCCAGATTCTATTGGCCAACTAAGCACATTGGAGGAGCTCCGGTTGGACAACAACAACATGTCTGGTGAGCTGCCATCAGCCCTAGGTAACTGCACAAATCTGAGATATCTCAGCCTCAGAAACAATAAATTTGTGGGAGATCTTAGCAAAGTCAATTTTACCTGGTTGAATTTGAGAATCGCAGATTTCTCAATTAATAACTTCACTGGTACAGTTCCAGAAAGCATATTCTCATGCAGCAATCTAATTGCGTTGCGGCTGGCTTTCAACAAGTTTCATGGCCAGTTGTCACCAAGAATGGGTACTCTCAAGTCCCTGTCCTTCTTTTCAATAAGTGATAACCATTTCACAAATATCACAAATGCACTTCAGATACTCAGGAGCTGCAAGAACCTTACGTCACTGCTTATTGGAACCAATTTCAAGGGTGAAACCATACCACAAGATGAAACAGTTGATGGTTTTGAGAATCTTCGGGTACTGACCATAGACTCTTGTGGAGCAATGGGGCAAATCCCTCCTTGGATATCAAAGCTCAAAAAACTGGAAGTGTTGGATTTATCAAACAATATGCTCATCGGAGAAATACCATTTTGGATTAGAGATATGCCTGTTCTTTTCTATTTAGACATAACAAACAACAGTCTTACAGGGGATATCCCAGTTGCGTTGATGAACTTGCCGATGCTACAATCAGGGAAGAATGCTGCCCAGTTGGACCCAAATTTTCTTGAATTGCCTGTTTATTGGACACCATCACGTCAATACCGCTTGCTCAATGCTTTTCCTAACGCATTGAATCTAGGTAACAATAGTTTCACAGGAGTGATTCCCCCTGAGATTGGTCAGTTGAAAATGCTTGATGGCTTCAATGTCAGCTTTAACAGGTTATCTGGAGAAATACCACAGCAGATATGCAACCTCACAAACCTGCAATTGCTAGATTTATCAAGCAATCAGCTCACAGGTGAACTACCGGCCGCACTGACTAATCTGCACTTCCTTTCTAAATTCAATGTTTCTAACAATGAACTAGAAGGGCCAGTTCCAACTGGAAGACAGTTTGATACATTTCTCAATTCTAGCTATAGTGGGAATCCAAAGCTATGTGGCCCTATGCTCAGCAACCTGTGTGATTCAGTACCAACACATGCATCCTCCATGAAACAGCGCAACAAGAAGGCCATTATTGCACTTGCATTAGGTGTGTTCTTTGGAGGGATTGCCATCCTTTTCTTGCTGGGACGTTTTCTTATATCCATCAGAAGAACAAGCTCTGTCCACCAAAACAAGAGCAGCAACAATGGGGACATAGAAGCAGCTTCATTGAGTTCTGTTTCAGAGCACTTGCACGACATGATAAAAGGAACCATTTTGGTGATGGTACCTCAAGGCAAGGGAGGATCAAATAATCTCAAATTCAAGGATATCTTGAAGGCCACTAATAACTTTGACCAGCAGAACATTATCGGATGTGGAGGTAATGGTCTAGTCTACAAGGCTGAGCTACCCAATGGATCCAAGCTTGCAATCAAGAAGCTCAACGGTGAAATGTGTCTGATGGAGAGAGAATTTACCGCAGAGGTAGAAGCACTCTCTATGGCACAACATGACAATCTTGTGCCACTATGGGGTTACTGCATCCAAGGAAACTCAAGGCTCCTCATATATTCTTACATGGAGAACGGCAGTCTAGATGACTGGCTTCACAACAGAGACAATGGCAGGCCACTTCTCGACTGGCCAACAAGGCTCAAGATTGCACAAGGAGCAAGCCGGGGCCTTTCATATATCCATAATATCTGCAAGCCTCACATTGTTCACCGTGACATCAAATCCAGCAATATCCTTCTCGACAGAGAATTCAGAGCTTGTGTTGCGGATTTTGGCCTTGCCAGATTGATCCTTCCCTATGACACACATGTTACAACTGAATTAATTGGCACTCTGGGATATATTCCACCTGAGTACAGCCAGGCATGGGTGGCTACACTAAGAGGCGATATATACAGTTTTGGAGTGGTGCTGCTTGAGCTGCTCACAGGGAAGAGGCCAGTCCAGGTCTTGTCCAAGTCGAAGGAACTTGTCCAATGGACCCGGGAGATGAGATCTCATGGAAAGGATACTGAGGTGTTGGATCCAGCACTGAGAGGAAGAGGCCATGAAGAGCAAATGCTGAAGGTGCTTGATGTGGCTTGCAAGTGTATCAGCCATAATCCTTGCAAGAGGCCAACCATCCAAGAAGTGGTCTCCTGCCTGGACAATGTTGATGCAGACCTGCAGGTGCAGATGTAGTTAAAGGAGAACAGATCCATAGACCTGGAGATGCAGAGATGATTTTGTACTTACAGACTAGGTGTGTAACTTCAGTAGAAAGAAGATTTGCTAACAAATATTACAGTTTGATTGTACATCTGTGTAAAGGAATGGCTCGCAGTTATGAGCTTCTGTATTTAGTTTCCCTCTTTTTTGTGGAAATATTTCTCATCTAAAAAACTTAGCATTGAACTTAGGATCCCTGG
The Oryza sativa Japonica Group chromosome 6, ASM3414082v1 DNA segment above includes these coding regions:
- the LOC4341910 gene encoding tyrosine-sulfated glycopeptide receptor 1 → MQLPNLPCSSSSSTTTTTTTKLSVAFFRLLVILLLSFASPTSSCTEQEESSLIGFLEGLLPGHNGSLSTSWVKGIDCCKWEGINCSSDGTVTDVSLASKGLQGRISPSLGNLTGLLHLNLSHNLLNGYLPMELLFSRSIIVLDVSFNRLDGSLPELESPSGGSPLQVLNISSNSFTGQFSSKQWEVMKNIVALNVSNNSFTGQIPPSICINSPSFAILDLCYNQFSGSISSGLGNCSKMREFKAGYNNFSGALPEELFSATSLEHLSLPNNDLQGVLDGSHIVKLVKLTVLDLGSTGLSGNIPDSIGQLSTLEELRLDNNNMSGELPSALGNCTNLRYLSLRNNKFVGDLSKVNFTWLNLRIADFSINNFTGTVPESIFSCSNLIALRLAFNKFHGQLSPRMGTLKSLSFFSISDNHFTNITNALQILRSCKNLTSLLIGTNFKGETIPQDETVDGFENLRVLTIDSCGAMGQIPPWISKLKKLEVLDLSNNMLIGEIPFWIRDMPVLFYLDITNNSLTGDIPVALMNLPMLQSGKNAAQLDPNFLELPVYWTPSRQYRLLNAFPNALNLGNNSFTGVIPPEIGQLKMLDGFNVSFNRLSGEIPQQICNLTNLQLLDLSSNQLTGELPAALTNLHFLSKFNVSNNELEGPVPTGRQFDTFLNSSYSGNPKLCGPMLSNLCDSVPTHASSMKQRNKKAIIALALGVFFGGIAILFLLGRFLISIRRTSSVHQNKSSNNGDIEAASLSSVSEHLHDMIKGTILVMVPQGKGGSNNLKFKDILKATNNFDQQNIIGCGGNGLVYKAELPNGSKLAIKKLNGEMCLMEREFTAEVEALSMAQHDNLVPLWGYCIQGNSRLLIYSYMENGSLDDWLHNRDNGRPLLDWPTRLKIAQGASRGLSYIHNICKPHIVHRDIKSSNILLDREFRACVADFGLARLILPYDTHVTTELIGTLGYIPPEYSQAWVATLRGDIYSFGVVLLELLTGKRPVQVLSKSKELVQWTREMRSHGKDTEVLDPALRGRGHEEQMLKVLDVACKCISHNPCKRPTIQEVVSCLDNVDADLQVQM